DNA from Cystobacter fuscus DSM 2262:
CCATCACCGTCATCTTCCTGATGGTGTTCATGCTCGTCTTCGGCCCGGGGCTCGTCCAGCGGATCCTCTCGCAGGCGCTGCCCGAGCGTCGGCCCCGCTACGAGCGCGTCCTGGAGAAGGTGTACAGCGCGACGGGCGGCTACCTGAGCGGCCTCACCCTCATCTGCAGCATCAACGCCCTGCTGACCTCCACGTGCCTGGCCGTGCTCGGCATGCCTTTCTTCCTGCCCCTGGGCATCGCGAGCGGCTTCTCCAGCCTCGTGCCCTACGCGGGGCCCATCGTCGCGGGCGGCTTCGTCACCCTGCTGACGCTCGCCACGGCGGGCGCCTGGAAGGCCCTGCTCGTCTTCGTCTACTTCGTCCTTTACGGGGTGACGGAGGGCAACGTGCTCGCGCCCCTCGTCTTCCGGCGCACGGTGCACGTCAACCCGTTGCTCACCCTGTTCGCGGTGGTCTTCTTCGGGGAGCTCGCGGGCATCATCGGCGCGGTGATGGCGGTGCCGCTGATGGCGACCGCGCAGATCATCCTGCGCGAGCTGCTGCTCATCCGCCGCGAGAAGCTCGGCGACCGCGTACCCGTGCCCTGACGCGAAGCGTGTCTGGGACTACGTCTTCCGGGCGGGTTTGCGCGCGGGCGCCTTGCCGCCCATGCTTCCGCCGCCCCGTCCGCGCACGTCGTCCCCTCGGGGATGGGCATGGTCATACACCGCGCGCAGGCGGGCGCTGTTGACGTGGGTGTAGATCTGCGTGGTGGCCAGGTCCGCGTGGCCCAGCATGGCCTGCACCGCGCGCAGGTCCGCGCCGCGCTCCACCAGGTGCGTGGCGAACGAGTGGCGCAGCTTGTGCGGCGACAGCGGCTTGCGGATGCCGGCCTTGAGCGCGTAGCGCTTGAGCAGCTTCCAGAAGCCCTGCCGGGTGAAGCCGTCTCCCCGAGGGGTGACGAAGAGG
Protein-coding regions in this window:
- a CDS encoding AI-2E family transporter, with amino-acid sequence MADADIESSVGQPSQVTLKTAFTVCFAVLAVAVFAVLIVKTEAALILTGLAALFAMALDHLVSLLVQRARFKRSSAIAVVLATVLVVLTALALIVIPAAITQGEALANEAPELIEKVRTSRFFKLVDQRFDVLNQLQRKDQNPAGLASGALPPLLEAVTGAFSLVGATITVIFLMVFMLVFGPGLVQRILSQALPERRPRYERVLEKVYSATGGYLSGLTLICSINALLTSTCLAVLGMPFFLPLGIASGFSSLVPYAGPIVAGGFVTLLTLATAGAWKALLVFVYFVLYGVTEGNVLAPLVFRRTVHVNPLLTLFAVVFFGELAGIIGAVMAVPLMATAQIILRELLLIRREKLGDRVPVP